Proteins found in one Nerophis ophidion isolate RoL-2023_Sa linkage group LG21, RoL_Noph_v1.0, whole genome shotgun sequence genomic segment:
- the sp8a gene encoding transcription factor Sp8a, producing the protein MAATLRGEEFRLGSPPLSLLAATCSRIGESSPPAAPPALSRGFHPWKGSVFPVTSSTNNAVSFCAESSSDFSATSTSDLAAFHKCVPGEDTQPSAFHKCVPGEDTQPSAFHKCVPGEDTQPAAFHKCVPGEDAQPAAFHKCVPGEDTQPAAFHKCVPGEDTQPAAFHKCVPGEDTQPAAFHKCVPGEDTQPAAFHKCVPGEDTQPAAFHKCVPGEDTQPAAFHKCVPGEDTQPAAFHKCVPGEDAQPSAFHKCVPGEDTQPSAFHKCVPGEDAQPSAFHKCVPGEDTQPAAFHKCVPGEDTQPSAFHKCVPGEDTQPAAFHKCVPGEDTQPAAFHKCVPGEDTQPAAFHKCVPGEDTQPAAFHKCVPGEDTQPSAFHKCVPGEDAQPAASYPRLHPYESWLKAASESCWDFQSRAEAGTQQHVAPLQHLFDGFRPPAPADCNSTGGAVLPQPASSRSSARRYGGRSSCDCPNCQEAAAGGGGAQAGALHSCHVPGCGKVYGKTSHLRAHLRWHTGERPFVCNWLFCGKRFMRSDELQRHLRTHTGEKRFECGVCHKRFMRSDHLGKHAQTHGHEAAGGPGKGGSHTDISAAGSPTTSPETQAAVHTRQVT; encoded by the exons ATGGCTGCAACACTGCGGGGG gaAGAGTTCCGTCTGGGCAGCCCGCCTCTCAGCCTGCTGGCAGCCACCTGCAGCCGGATAGGAGAGTCCAGTCCCCCCGCTGCTCCTCCCGCGCTCTCCCGGGGCTTCCACCCGTGGAAGGGGAGCGTGTTCCCGGTCACCTCCTCCACGAACAACGCGGTAAGTTTTTGCGCGGAGTCTTCCAGCGACTTCTCGGCCACCAGCACCTCCGACTTGGCCGCCTTCCACAAGTGTGTCCCGGGGGAGGACACCCAGCCTTCCGCCTTCCACAAGTGTGTCCCGGGGGAGGACACCCAGCCTTCCGCCTTCCACAAGTGTGTCCCGGGGGAGGACACCCAGCCTGCCGCCTTCCACAAGTGTGTCCCGGGGGAGGACGCCCAGCCTGCCGCCTTCCACAAGTGTGTCCCGGGGGAGGACACCCAGCCTGCCGCCTTCCACAAGTGTGTCCCGGGGGAGGACACCCAGCCTGCCGCCTTCCACAAGTGTGTCCCGGGGGAGGACACCCAGCCTGCCGCCTTCCACAAGTGTGTCCCGGGGGAGGACACCCAGCCTGCCGCCTTCCACAAGTGTGTCCCGGGGGAGGACACCCAGCCTGCTGCCTTCCACAAGTGTGTCCCGGGGGAGGACACCCAGCCTGCCGCCTTCCACAAGTGTGTCCCGGGGGAGGACACCCAGCCTGCCGCCTTCCACAAGTGTGTCCCGGGGGAGGACGCCCAGCCTTCCGCCTTCCACAAGTGTGTCCCGGGGGAGGACACCCAGCCTTCCGCCTTCCACAAGTGTGTCCCGGGGGAGGACGCCCAGCCTTCCGCCTTCCACAAGTGTGTCCCGGGGGAGGACACCCAGCCTGCCGCCTTCCACAAGTGTGTCCCGGGGGAGGACACCCAGCCTTCCGCCTTCCACAAGTGTGTCCCGGGGGAGGACACCCAGCCTGCCGCCTTCCACAAGTGTGTCCCGGGGGAGGACACCCAGCCTGCCGCCTTCCACAAGTGTGTCCCGGGGGAGGACACCCAGCCTGCCGCCTTCCACAAGTGTGTCCCGGGGGAGGACACCCAGCCTGCCGCCTTCCACAAGTGTGTCCCGGGGGAGGACACCCAGCCTTCCGCCTTCCACAAGTGTGTCCCGGGGGAGGACGCCCAGCCTGCCGCGTCCTACCCGCGCCTGCACCCCTATGAGTCCTGGCTGAAGGCCGCGTCAGAATCCTGCTGGGACTTCCAGAGCCGAGCGGAGGCCGGCACTCAGCAGCACGTGGCCCCGCTGCAGCACCTGTTTGACGGCTTCCGGCCGCCCGCCCCCGCGGACTGCAACAGCACCGGGGGGGCCGTCCTCCCGCAGCCGGCGTCCTCCCGCTCCTCGGCGCGCCGCTACGGCGGCAGAAGCAGCTGCGACTGCCCCAACTGCCAGGAGGCGGCGGCGGGAGGAGGAGGCGCGCAGGCCGGGGCGCTGCACAGCTGCCACGTGCCGGGCTGCGGGAAGGTGTACGGCAAGACGTCGCACCTGAGGGCGCACCTGCGCTGGCACACCGGCGAGCGGCCCTTCGTCTGCAACTGGCTCTTCTGCGGAAAACGCTTCATGCGCTCCGACGAGCTCCAGCGGCACCTGCGCACGCACACCGGGGAGAAGCGCTTCGAGTGCGGCGTCTGTCACAAGCGCTTCATGCGCTCCGACCACCTGGGCAAGCACGCGCAGACGCACGGGCACGAGGCGGCGGGGGGACCCGGCAAGGGCGGCAGCCACACGGACATCAGCGCGGCGGGGAGCCCCACGACGTCCCCGGAGACGCAGGCCGCCGTCCACACTCGCCAGGTGACATAA